A stretch of DNA from Anthonomus grandis grandis chromosome 22, icAntGran1.3, whole genome shotgun sequence:
CGTCAACATCGATAGAACAATAGTTATGTAGGCAAAAGGCCTTCATGTACTCGTAACTcgtaaaaaatgaattttgtaattttttgacataaaaataaagaattttttgaagcgtcaaaaataaaaactgaatgcAGAGATGCATTGCTCTTAAAAAGTTGTCCCAGtaaaaaaacagcattttttgaaaatataactttttgattttttcaaaatatttcaaaaacgaaaaaagataaaaaaattattctcaaaGCGGCATTGGATTGGCAATTGAATaccctacaactttccccagttaactaattttttatctctaagagtttttaagatactCATACATGTATAACCAATTcaggccacactgtatatatgatatctcttaaaaatacttaatactAAAATGACTTAGGAAAAATCTCACTactgtttttttatagtatGAAAAAAAGAGTGTAAAGATGTTTGTTTACTCTTTCGATTGTTCAGTTTACGCTTTTTGGTCGGTTGCTCTGGGGAAAGtggtatctaaaaaaatatcaatgaagtgaaaaaaaaaaacagtatttttttaggttaaatcaTAATGTGGTAAAAAGAATGAATGAAGAGGTTAAAGAAAGTCAATTTAAACTACCAACATACTTATTTTGTTTTCGTATAGGCTGCTTATTTAATTACTTGACAAAGTagtttttactttcttttaaatacataattgCATTTCAAATAAACAGTTTAAACTTTCTAAGAGCAATGACGTATCTATCTCCTGTACCTGAAATCCTTAATTAAAATGAAGGTGATCAAAAGACAtatcaatgaaattataataaaaagtactaCCACATTTGTAGTAATTTGCCatgcatataaaaaaaaataaacataatgaataatataataatgtaaCTTCAACAGATAGAaatgaaatacaaaagtttcattcaacacATTTAAAGcatttacctgaaaaaaaaaggaaaataaaattattacctGCGAATGCTGTTGTTGAATGCTGTCATCATCGCTGTCAATCATAATAATACCATCATGTATCTCGCCAAGCAAATCAATCCCtgatttggaaaaattttcaCCCAATTTATTTGATAGTGCCGAATTGTTTGCAACAGTTTCTACATCAGGTTCCACTAGTATCTCCTCTTCCTCTGTACCCTCGAAAATTGTTTCAGGTTCCTTATTAACTTTGATACTGGAGTACGTCCCAAAGGACAAATCTTTGTCCTCATCTGCAGGTTCTATTTTCAATGAATTCCGTATTTTAAATATCTCGATACTGTCCTCATTACCAGAGGaatttttctgattttctttAACCTTAAGTTCTGAGGTCGGTGTAGGAGGACCACATCTTTCAATAGTCATTGCCTTATCTGTACACTCTATTTTAAACGCAAAATTGGAGATGCTAGTAACAGCAGCACTTTTTTCCTGAATAATCTCCTCATCATTTGCAATAGGTGCAACCCGCAGATGATAAAAATTCTTAGTGATATTTTCCGAGTTTTCGTTGTCAGGCGAAATTGTTTCATTGTTTGAGGGTTCGAGAATGGTAAAGACGCTATCCTCAAAAAACCTACTTTTTACTATTAAAGTATCGCATGACTTTGATTTGGGAAATTTACTAagcttgtttttaaaaaacggattttttaatgataatggTGATCGTGATTTTATTTCAACGTTGTCTTCCTTGGCGGTTGTTTTTGTATCCATATTCTCTTTAGTTGCAGGTTTCTTCAAGTACATAGACAGGTCCTGTTCCACCtcaacttcttcttcttcagctTCTTCGCTGGATTTAGATTTGACATTCTTTCCCTTGACGAAATTTTCGAGAACATCCTTCTGTAATTGTTTCTGTTTTGTTGCAGATATTCGTTTTTGGTATACCTTGGACCAAATGCTATGGTTAGGTACCTAAAGTAGAAATGTTTGTTACTTAGTTTTGGCTTTTTCAAGTATTTCAAAACACAAAACTCAGCCCATCTAACTATTGCAATACTGGTTGattatcaaatatatttcaaaaataatattctattatagtctaataaatattgataagtTAAATTTCCAATAGTATAACAGAAGGAAAAAAATTGTGCAATAGAAATGTGTCCTACTGTACTCTAAAGTTAAGATACTAAAATTTGAAACCAATTTTTGCAATCCATTCCTATCCAGGAGTAAAGTTGTGCCTCTTCCTTATATAAATTCAATGAGTTTATCTTTTAGATCAAATTTTGccccttaaaaaatataaagatgtGGACTTACCTTGGAAGGATGCCAATCATCATACTGCtcaaaattatatggatttagATTTCCTAAAGCAACTTGAGTTGCCCTAATGTTGTTCTCTAAAACGCCCGCGTTAACTAAGTACGCCGGCTTAGTTCCACGAATATCTGGATCAGTTAAATGTACAAGTTTTCTTTCAAATGGGTTGTACACCACTTGATGAAGAAATGTGGCGTTTGCTATAAGGAATTCTTCTTTATACTCCCTTGTTACTTCCAAGTGTTTCATGTTCAAGTATCTTGGTATTTTATCAAgaaactacaaaataaattaatatttaaaaaaatattaatcttatcACAACTAAAAGAAATGACTTACTATTTCTGGGTTTGTTTCAACGGttagttttataaacttttctgcTTTCTTAAGTCCTATGCCACTTAGGCTACTAATATAATCACAGCCAGATAGTATGCAcatatatctaaatttttcaaatgtataCTGATCAGGTCTCATTTTCATTGCGAGATTTATTTTTTCCGCCTCCACTAAACGTCCTTGGCCACTTAAGTCTAATTTATACAATGCCTTGGAACAGCCAAATAAAACCAAGTCAGAATCTTCAGTGATAACGCAGTCAGCGATACCTTTGATGTTCAAAAATGCCATTTGAGCATCAGATTCATATGGCGCAACTATACAATCTACATTCATTGTATGACATTCTTTAATAAGATTATGCGCCATTTTAGGAGTAATATCTATgcattgttttaaatatgtgcGAGCTTCTTCACTCTTTCCCAGTTTCAATAATTCAGCTGCTCTTTGTTTAGCTTTTTTGCGAGATTCACGTCTTTTGGCATCAGTTTGGGCTTTAGCTGGCAAGTTTTGTCCATCAAACACCAATATAGGATGGATGTTGTATTTTAGAAGCATATTAATGAATTTTACGCAATAATCAACATATCTGAAACCAGAAGAATATTGTAAGAAAAGCGAAAATTTACTTTtcctcttaaaatattaatggatTCTTCTATAAGCAAATAGGATactagattaaaataaaaaaaacttacagtcTGCTATCTTCGCCCCTTGCCAGCTGTTCGGCACAAGCATTGGCACCTCTGTGGAGCAGACAGTATGAATCGACTGCCACTGTGCAACCTCTAAATTCGCTAATGTGACATGGCCTTGTAGCTTTTTCCAAATAAGGTAACAGCCCAGTGATCCccatcttttttaattaaatgtgttttattttctgaaaatttgtgtaaaatgaattttatatttttttaattgtgcctAATGATCTAAGAGAAATATTAATGAGTCATTGGAAATCTTACTCAAGAATTTAATATCATTGCTGACTTCTTTgctaataatgataaaaaatagaaaaaatatctaCAGTTGCACTTTCAAAGTGTCAGAAGAACCCTATTGACAATATTTTGAGGCACCATGAAGTGCATATACTTGAATTAGTCAATTGATGAATACTTGCTCTATGCTGAACAGTTGTTTTAATCTCataaaaaggttttaaatatCGAAGTTAAATTTCTTGTTCCATAGTATTAAAAACTCCAAAATTGCATGCCCAAATCGTTAAATATAATAGAACAtgaagtactaaaaaaaaactacttttgaaGAAGTACTATTGTCTCaagaaatcaaatatttaaggtgTGTGTGTGGAATATCGCAATGAGTTAAACATGAATTATGTTGTTACTATGCTTGTTTCTAGCATCCCGAACGGTAGACCAGGGCCTGTAATTCAGAAGTTTCAGATTTTGCAGGGTCACAGTTTAAATGAgcatttttgtctcaaaaaggAGCAATAAGGTAATTTGttacaaaaatttcattttccatttcaattttatttaaaatatcctaaCGAAAAGTTAAAGTTACCTACATCAAAACACATATTATCAATTTAGTCAGAATTGAGAGCAGAAAGAAGATTAGTGCATACTTAAATTCAAAtgtttattgataaaaaaatattaatttttacaaattagaTGATAATTAAGGAAagatgaatttcaaaaattaggCTAAACTATTACATAATATGGATTTTTGACATATACTAGCATACAttttgtcaacaaatatttagaaacatactataaaacaataaaattttcatgcATTTATACTTACAAATTCTTTAAAGATATAGAAGGCATTACTTTGTATAAGATTTCAATTTGCTCTTTAAAACTGCTTTATCTGAGAATTTTAACATTAGGGGATAGAATGTTATGCCATACTATTTTTGGCTTAAGAAAGTCTCAAAAGTTCTGAAGTTCTAAGTTTGGGTGAATGGATGCATGGGTAAACCAAAGGCTTGGAATTTTTCTTAGCATACAGTAGACATTCTAGCATGAACACACCAAGCAGAGTCAGCAACCAAAGCTGTACAAAGATCTGACAACTGTCATCCCTGTATCCCACAATCCTCACACATTTTCTCTGCATGACATCTTGCACATCTTGTGTGCTTGGGTACAATATCTGTCTCATTCCAGAATGGCATAAGTTATTGTCAAGGCAAAGTAACTATGGTAGGAAGTAAGTAAAGACTTCAAAGAAACACAACATACATGTCCTTTCCCAATTCAAAAACAATGTAAGAGATTCAAATGTTTTTATGTACATACAAGATGGTTTATTGCCAGCACTGTAGATTTATTACTCCCGAAGCCAAATTGTCCCTGAAAGTCATATCTTCAAAAGTGgttataaatttgtatttttgaaggCCCactcaaatattttagaaagtaAGGTTGGTATTGGTCTATAATTGCTCAATTTATGTTCtctaatttttgtaaattggtaCCACTTTGGCAATGTTTTGGATATGTGTTTGTCAAATGATAAGagtattaagttttttagacttttaattaagcaaaaaaGGTCTCTAGATTgactgattttaatattaaaacccTATAGTTTATCCTAGCGTATGATAGTTAGTTTGTGATTGAATAACATACTATTGTGATCTGAATTAAGTGATAGGTCAGTAGTAGATATAAGCAAGgaattaatattattgatgtGTATGTTATTGAGACacattttactaaattaaatgctttatcaagtacttcattaattttttgagaataAAAGGGAAAGCTGTAGAGCTTTAAAATCCCTCTATATAAATGAACTGAAAAATtacctatttaatttaagattacCAGGATTACcattttaacgatttttttgtttaatgttttatCTGCGCTATATTCTTGCcataatattttcagttttgagTGCCAGTTATGACTTGCAAGTTTATTAAGAGAGGCGTACATAGGAGTATATGAAGGCtttaatagatataaaaagtctttatatatttagcaagaataatacaaaaattacaaaagagaTCCTGAATAGCAGTTTTATGGAAAAAAGAGAATAATCAAGAACAAAAAACCTTTTCTTGCAACATTCGATTCAACAACAAGTTTGTTCTTTTTAGTGCCAGTGAAAccagttaaaattttaatctgaaaattgaaaaacaagaTTATGATGAGATTTCAgcaattttgttaaaactttgtGCCAAGCCTGTGAGTCACATAAGTAGAGCACTTGTCCTCATCAGTTAATAATTAGCTTGGTAAAACCTTTGAATGAGAAAGGGGATAAAAAGACCCATCAGTATATTACCAACGTTTTTACCTTTGATAGAATAAACCATCTAGTGATACTTGACAAATTGAAGAGGTATGGGATACATGGGTCAGCTTTCAAATGGATAGAGTTCATACATAGTTGACAGGTGGcaaaaaatagttatttcgAGGAATGAAAGGGAGTCCTTTTTAGAGGAAGGGGTACTCTTTACCACACCATTGCCCAGAGCACTGTCATGAGAccaattctttttatttttatgtaaataactTGATCAATCCTATGATGATCTACCTACCTTGTAAATTTGGCTCACAActcaaattttttgacaatagcAGCACATCTCCTCAGATAGATGCAAAACCGCaatgaaaaatgcaattttgccTGTTTTCATAGCAAACAAAGAAACACAGAGATTTCTAATcaggttttaattaataataaagatgtACAGCTGGCAAAAAGTACAACATTCTGAGGCATTCATATCGCTCAGAAACTGAGCATTTGGTGAATATGCAGAAGAGTCAGTACAGTGTGTTCCTCCCTAAAAGTAATAAtgaaatacctaaaaatatagAACACCTCAAGGTTGTCTATTTTGCAAGCATTTACTCTATGCTCAAAAATGGTATAATCTTCTGGGACAAGACTGTTGATGCGAACTGAGCATTTGTTGCACAAAAATAGGCAAAAGAAATCAATTTCTAGAGTATAAACCACACTACAATATTTCAACTTGTTTGCAGACCTCAATTTTCCAACTCACAGGCTCACTGCTACATAGAGGGCACCTACTTATTtatctgtaatattttttattaagtctcCTGATAGATTGAAATGAGAACTCAATTGTAACTATTTTaaagcacaaaatttaaaaaaattaattgtaaaatagtcaatttttgatcataaattttaaagttgaagaaatagttcatacttgcagtggagttaatatgttaatgggtaactaaaaatgcttcggtcatcctccactaaatttatttaaaatttaataatcctACATGTCCATTATCAGAGATACAAATTGAGGGTTTTTGTCAATACATATTAAAGATATAGTGCCTCCGGCAAggtcaaaaggttaaaacataacaattatatttattttttattatattaaaggtTTACATAACAATTATCGTAGTGTTGTAATCATGTGATTTTAGTCTGTGTAGATCCAGTTTTAGTCCCattctcatgcatcttaatatgccacttttattcattgttagttgttttaaccttttgacTTTGCCAGAGGCACTATATCTTTAATATGTATTGACGAAAACCCTCAATttgtatccctgatgatggaaatgttatatgtccgaaacatgtaggattattaattttgaaataaatttagtggaggatgaccgaagcatTTTTAATTACCCACTGTCATAAATTTTAGTTGGTGCTCTAAAAAGTTTCTTAATAATTACTGATTTATTgtaaatcttatttaaaatctttaaaatagcctatttatatttttaactttgtgTACTTTGATTTATAGATgttaatgtaattattataaacaagcttttcttttttttatatatataaaacaacatattgtattttaagacttttttctcattttaactAAGGACAGGAAGTATTATTGCTTTTTTGTGATGCTTCTTTGTAGGTGAATGGGTTTACAATATTTTGTTgtcacacaatttttttttaataaaaatatttgacttgACAGAAAATCATCTGGCTGCAAACCGTATTGTAtaacttttactttatttataaatacttttcaaataattatattgtatttaaaatatacaaatataaaatagtttttcgaGATTTCCTCATGGATTTGATCTTGGACAATTCTGATACATTTGTTTTGTCTATGTAAGTGAATGATCTGATATGTAGTTTTGACAAACATGTCCCTATTTTGCAGCTATTCCCGAATAGAGTAAGAATTGTATACAggaaatcaatatattatttaaatcaaacaaataaaagatttattatcaaagatttttttcaacaatataTGAACAATACTTTTCACTCAGATACACTAATTATGCAACAGTAGCAACACAGTTTGAAAGTTTTCCTCCACAGTAAAAAGATGCACAGGATAATTAAACGTTTTTCACTCTTTGTCTATATTTACAACGAGAATCAAGGCTTTTCATGCTTAGAGGCAGTGTTTGTACATTTTCTTCAGCATATACCCAAATTTGTATCTGGTGTTGTGACTGTGCAGATTTGAAGAGGGCAATAACAAAAGTTTGTGGTTATGAGTTAAGCACAGAGATTTGAAATTATGATTGAAGAAAGAGTTAAAATACCCTGGGAAATAAACAATGACTTATAGTGTTCTCTTAGCTCCACTATAGCCAAATACCTCACTGCCCTCTCTTGTAAAAATGATTGGGCACAATAACCCCAGATGGTGTTGCTTCCATGATGAAGTTACAAATAATCTAAAGCAAATTAAGCAATGCATGCTGTCTCATAGGGCAAGTCATTAGTAATTAAACACAAAGCAAAACAAGCTAAGGGAAGCTTCTTGGAGAGATTAACTATGTGTGTGTTAAACTTTAGGTTATTATCAATGTGTACTCCCAAAAACCTGCCACTACTCTGCCTATCCAGGTATTATTCAAGGAGCAATGAAGCTCCAACAcattagttttgaaaatatttaacaataaactgTTGGAATCACACCATCCCCTGATTTCAGCCAAATATTCACCAACCATCTCCAAAAGCTCCTTATCACTGCTTGCATGTCCATGTGATAGGCTGGTAGATTCTTACCTATCTAAAAGGAGCAATATGTATCCTAGAACTCCCAAGAGGCATTGGTACCCCTGGATGTACCCTAAGGATGCATCCTAGACCTAATCCTCTTTCTTATTCATATAAATGATATAATAAACTTCTGGAGGGGTGGCAACATTATACTGTACAAAACATATGAATGGAGAGATGATTTTTGGCTTACAGAGGAACTGTGTCACAATTCTGAGAAGTCAGATACagagatgattttttttctttttaataattttattaaatgagcaaaaaatttacatttttagtttGTATGGAATct
This window harbors:
- the LOC126748855 gene encoding exonuclease 1; translated protein: MGITGLLPYLEKATRPCHISEFRGCTVAVDSYCLLHRGANACAEQLARGEDSRLYVDYCVKFINMLLKYNIHPILVFDGQNLPAKAQTDAKRRESRKKAKQRAAELLKLGKSEEARTYLKQCIDITPKMAHNLIKECHTMNVDCIVAPYESDAQMAFLNIKGIADCVITEDSDLVLFGCSKALYKLDLSGQGRLVEAEKINLAMKMRPDQYTFEKFRYMCILSGCDYISSLSGIGLKKAEKFIKLTVETNPEIFLDKIPRYLNMKHLEVTREYKEEFLIANATFLHQVVYNPFERKLVHLTDPDIRGTKPAYLVNAGVLENNIRATQVALGNLNPYNFEQYDDWHPSKVPNHSIWSKVYQKRISATKQKQLQKDVLENFVKGKNVKSKSSEEAEEEEVEVEQDLSMYLKKPATKENMDTKTTAKEDNVEIKSRSPLSLKNPFFKNKLSKFPKSKSCDTLIVKSRFFEDSVFTILEPSNNETISPDNENSENITKNFYHLRVAPIANDEEIIQEKSAAVTSISNFAFKIECTDKAMTIERCGPPTPTSELKVKENQKNSSGNEDSIEIFKIRNSLKIEPADEDKDLSFGTYSSIKVNKEPETIFEGTEEEEILVEPDVETVANNSALSNKLGENFSKSGIDLLGEIHDGIIMIDSDDDSIQQQHSQIPLSPEQPTKKRKLNNRKSKQTSLHSFFHTIKKQ